One part of the Bdellovibrio bacteriovorus genome encodes these proteins:
- a CDS encoding RNA polymerase sigma factor: MERDLNVTDLELVEKVKSGDRRSFSELVKRHQRSVLRMSLRFVKDMDTAEDVTQEAFIKAYEKLNTFEGRSSFKSWLFQIAVNTARNKLREWKRDTVDIDDVQLAVDAEAETTLVHTAVSDILKNEVEKLPFKQKTALVLRVYEDLSFNEIADIMECPYDTAKANYRHALMKLRQTFEQQAELKNWTEEVGGFFLEVNQRFAEAEG, from the coding sequence ATGGAGAGAGATCTAAACGTAACGGATCTTGAACTGGTAGAAAAAGTGAAGTCTGGCGACAGACGTTCTTTTTCCGAACTCGTGAAACGACATCAGAGAAGTGTGCTGCGTATGAGTTTGCGGTTCGTAAAGGACATGGACACAGCTGAGGACGTGACGCAAGAAGCGTTCATCAAAGCTTACGAAAAGCTGAACACCTTCGAAGGTCGTTCTTCTTTCAAGAGCTGGTTGTTCCAGATCGCCGTGAACACGGCACGCAACAAACTGCGTGAGTGGAAACGCGACACCGTGGATATCGACGATGTGCAATTGGCTGTAGATGCGGAGGCCGAAACTACACTCGTCCATACGGCGGTTTCTGACATACTTAAAAATGAAGTAGAGAAGCTGCCGTTCAAGCAGAAAACAGCCCTTGTTCTTCGTGTGTACGAGGACCTGAGCTTTAACGAGATCGCTGATATTATGGAGTGCCCATACGATACAGCGAAGGCGAATTACAGACATGCTCTGATGAAACTTCGTCAGACATTCGAACAGCAGGCTGAATTGAAGAACTGGACGGAAGAAGTAGGTGGCTTCTTCCTCGAGGTTAACCAAAGATTTGCGGAAGCAGAAGGATAA
- a CDS encoding diguanylate cyclase, which translates to MAHNDDNSDNLEKTSIVASDTFKGRLKEADDVPPAIVVLIGPPGYVGKQYPITASDIVIGRSVESQVYIDDKSLSRSHAKFAVNGSEVSVIDLGSTNKTIVNGQVIPPLASCLLKNNDQIKTGNVIFKFLEKGSIEAMTNAAMYDRAQKDALTGAHSKGALLDKGPEAMKRAEVLNEPFSLVTFDIDHFKKINDSYGHPGGDYVLKELCRIVITKLIRSNDFFARYGGEEFVLLLSGSPSKTAGEVGERIRQTIEAHDFTFEGKKIPVTISVGVATKLPNETEWTQVYDRADKALYQSKQGGRNRTTIVA; encoded by the coding sequence ATGGCTCACAACGATGACAATTCAGACAACTTAGAAAAAACCAGTATTGTTGCCAGCGACACTTTCAAGGGTCGTCTTAAAGAGGCGGATGATGTTCCGCCGGCAATTGTTGTTTTGATCGGCCCTCCGGGCTACGTCGGTAAACAATATCCTATCACGGCCAGTGACATTGTCATCGGCCGCTCTGTGGAAAGCCAAGTCTACATTGATGATAAAAGTTTGAGCCGCTCTCACGCAAAGTTCGCTGTCAATGGCAGTGAAGTGTCCGTGATCGATTTGGGTTCCACCAATAAAACCATTGTGAATGGTCAGGTGATCCCGCCACTGGCATCGTGCCTTTTGAAAAACAATGATCAGATCAAAACCGGCAACGTGATCTTCAAGTTCCTTGAAAAAGGCAGCATCGAAGCCATGACCAATGCGGCGATGTACGATCGTGCGCAGAAGGATGCATTGACGGGTGCTCATTCCAAAGGGGCGCTTTTGGACAAGGGCCCTGAAGCGATGAAACGCGCCGAAGTTCTGAACGAGCCCTTCAGTCTTGTGACTTTCGATATCGATCACTTTAAAAAGATCAACGACAGCTACGGGCATCCGGGCGGTGACTATGTTCTGAAGGAACTGTGCCGTATCGTGATCACCAAGCTGATTCGCTCCAACGACTTCTTTGCCCGTTACGGTGGTGAAGAGTTCGTGCTGCTGCTTTCCGGTTCTCCATCCAAAACAGCCGGTGAAGTGGGCGAACGTATCCGTCAGACGATCGAAGCCCATGACTTTACATTTGAAGGCAAGAAGATCCCGGTGACCATCTCCGTGGGTGTTGCCACCAAGCTTCCAAATGAAACTGAATGGACTCAAGTGTACGACCGTGCCGACAAGGCGCTGTACCAGTCCAAACAGGGTGGCCGTAACCGTACCACCATCGTCGCTTAA
- a CDS encoding glucose-6-phosphate isomerase, whose product MLEISHSFHKIDESVLVKCQESLKLFLQRKEIGFPQVMERVSLWQQSYKVGTELAEKFKKIVIVGLGGSSLGTRVIAEVFCARNMFFVDNVDALEFETLIEELGDLKEVAWVFISKSGTTIESLCALELVDQIYTEEKLNLPKHSVVISETKDSSLMAWARKHSIPTCEIPLDVGGRFSVLSPVGMMPAAFLGLDLEKFRVGAMRALNDTAVVTQTMAQVAQSYKREEWITLLWIYNSRMKSFGAWYQQLWAESLGKPETRAGKPAPRVSTPMSAVGASDQHSILQQVMEGTKDKFVVFQRVEESEAGSLRIKKAQFKETQDLEGRTMGELLRAEGLATQEALNQSGVSTMTLKTKVLDEHSLGYMFMFWQLVVAGLGDYLEIDAFNQPGVELGKRLAKEKLKKA is encoded by the coding sequence ATGTTGGAGATTTCGCATTCGTTTCATAAAATTGATGAATCTGTTTTGGTGAAGTGTCAGGAGTCTTTGAAGTTGTTTTTGCAGCGTAAAGAGATTGGCTTTCCGCAGGTGATGGAGCGGGTTTCTTTGTGGCAGCAGTCTTATAAAGTTGGGACTGAGCTGGCAGAGAAATTTAAGAAGATTGTTATCGTGGGTCTTGGTGGTAGTTCGCTGGGGACTCGGGTGATTGCGGAAGTGTTCTGTGCTCGCAATATGTTCTTTGTCGACAATGTGGATGCTCTGGAGTTTGAGACTTTGATTGAAGAGCTGGGGGACCTGAAAGAGGTTGCTTGGGTTTTCATTTCCAAGAGCGGAACTACGATTGAGTCTTTGTGTGCTTTGGAGCTTGTGGATCAGATTTACACGGAAGAGAAACTGAATCTTCCCAAGCACAGTGTGGTTATTTCTGAAACCAAAGACAGCAGTTTGATGGCTTGGGCTCGCAAGCATTCTATTCCTACTTGTGAAATTCCTTTGGATGTTGGGGGGCGCTTCTCGGTGCTTTCTCCGGTGGGGATGATGCCGGCGGCGTTCCTGGGGTTGGATCTTGAGAAGTTCCGTGTCGGGGCGATGCGCGCTTTGAATGACACGGCAGTTGTGACTCAGACGATGGCGCAAGTGGCGCAAAGTTATAAGCGTGAAGAATGGATCACTCTGCTTTGGATTTACAATTCTCGTATGAAGTCTTTCGGAGCTTGGTATCAGCAGCTTTGGGCCGAGTCATTGGGGAAACCTGAAACTCGTGCGGGGAAACCGGCTCCGCGTGTGAGCACGCCGATGTCTGCTGTCGGGGCTTCGGATCAGCATTCGATTTTGCAGCAGGTGATGGAAGGAACCAAAGATAAGTTCGTTGTGTTCCAGCGTGTGGAGGAATCCGAGGCGGGTTCTTTGCGCATCAAGAAAGCTCAGTTCAAAGAAACTCAGGACCTTGAAGGTCGCACGATGGGTGAACTTTTGCGGGCAGAAGGTTTGGCCACGCAGGAGGCTTTGAATCAGAGTGGTGTTTCCACGATGACTCTTAAGACTAAAGTCCTAGATGAACACTCTTTGGGTTACATGTTTATGTTCTGGCAGCTTGTGGTTGCGGGGCTTGGAGATTACCTGGAAATCGACGCCTTCAATCAGCCGGGTGTCGAGCTGGGCAAGAGACTAGCGAAAGAGAAATTGAAGAAAGCTTGA
- a CDS encoding metallophosphoesterase has product MKKIKIIVSDLHLGKGRLLEKGGINSLEEFYYGEKLVEFIHFYSTGVYRDYEVELIINGDFLNFLQCDYKGHFLSVITESVTLEILKDCVNGHKAVFTALAEFAAKPGNTITYIVGNHDQGMLWPACRAYLNQVIGTPIRFKNIVYFFDGVHIEHGHMHEAANRMDPKKFFLKKDLVEPILNLPFGSHFFLEVVLKIKQHYPHVDKIRPFGKMVRWAFLNETGTMVRAFFMAMGYFLKSILVKDPRRHWPLKRIIQVIAESAIFPDLSESARKILGDDRVHTVIFGHTHVYQYRQWSENKEYFNTGTWTEITSLDIVSLGKITKLTYVLIEYPEDGGRPRGRLKEWKGYHKIEEDVAIS; this is encoded by the coding sequence GTGAAAAAAATCAAGATCATCGTCAGTGATCTCCATTTGGGGAAGGGCCGCCTGTTGGAAAAAGGCGGAATCAATTCACTCGAAGAATTCTATTACGGGGAAAAGCTGGTGGAATTCATCCACTTCTATTCCACCGGTGTCTATCGTGACTATGAAGTCGAACTGATTATCAACGGGGACTTCCTGAACTTCCTGCAGTGTGATTACAAGGGCCACTTCCTTTCAGTGATCACCGAATCCGTCACCTTGGAAATTCTGAAAGACTGCGTGAACGGGCATAAAGCTGTCTTTACTGCTTTGGCCGAATTCGCCGCAAAACCCGGTAACACCATCACCTATATCGTCGGCAACCACGATCAAGGGATGCTGTGGCCCGCCTGCCGCGCTTACCTGAATCAGGTCATCGGGACGCCAATTCGTTTTAAAAACATCGTCTATTTCTTTGATGGAGTTCATATCGAACACGGCCACATGCATGAGGCCGCCAATCGTATGGACCCCAAAAAGTTTTTCCTGAAAAAGGATCTGGTGGAACCGATCCTCAACCTGCCGTTTGGATCCCATTTCTTCCTGGAAGTCGTGTTGAAAATCAAACAACACTACCCCCATGTCGACAAGATCCGTCCTTTTGGCAAAATGGTCCGCTGGGCTTTCCTGAACGAAACCGGAACAATGGTTCGCGCGTTCTTTATGGCCATGGGATATTTCCTGAAAAGCATCCTGGTAAAGGATCCGCGCCGTCATTGGCCTTTGAAGCGTATCATTCAGGTGATTGCGGAAAGCGCCATCTTTCCGGATTTAAGTGAATCGGCGCGTAAAATCCTGGGGGATGACCGTGTGCACACAGTCATCTTTGGTCACACGCACGTGTACCAGTATCGCCAGTGGTCAGAGAATAAAGAATATTTCAATACGGGAACATGGACTGAGATCACTTCTTTGGATATTGTGTCCTTGGGAAAGATCACGAAACTAACCTATGTTCTTATCGAATACCCTGAAGACGGAGGTCGGCCGCGAGGCAGATTGAAGGAGTGGAAGGGTTACCACAAAATCGAAGAAGACGTAGCTATTTCCTAG
- a CDS encoding alpha/beta hydrolase: MSVEVLSLEFSERMAGFFVAKKFTLQPSSPLAQSDFQKESERFDKLPFEFNLQIHVPDLAKFHADNSTPSKVSGTVTDIRFGDELPILEGHFHLFTRPAASPNMDTAKEMHYTLFFQDREEKKWTLFGFKDVIKEDAREIWEQTTTLYFYLWEGHSTYENFGEKKVQGVGILRISLKDFIKQMGSFKTNAANSLEDKEAILKYFKSFLGNLWEVYAPFIFTTSSARWNEHIYPPHTTQGVALGEKTLHPLDTRDGLSISIQRFNCGPQKDVVLLLHGLTTSTDMFIMPEHENLVNHLHGAGYTDVWSLDWRGSGRFNYNLSPHGYTIDDIAKYDIPRAVEFIRELCGNDVRIHVVAHCVGSLAFMASYAAGYVTNIASIISNSVSLTPQVRWQSMLKMMVGPEIFETVFGYAYVSPRIPYMPGRAFGKWLYWMERSLRSECREPACHMVSFMWGWGFPAVYNHRNIHPVTHRRLMDLLGGTSFHYHKHIRKMLLARHSLSFDGQINYLEKMKLQEMPPTLLISGGDNHIFPGSNKKTYEELKTTKNADRVQYKEFSQYGHQDVFMGQYCHTEVFPQLVEFLKQHSLQQTPAAEKPKLRIA, translated from the coding sequence ATGTCTGTTGAAGTCCTCTCTCTTGAGTTCAGTGAAAGAATGGCGGGTTTTTTTGTGGCGAAGAAATTCACGCTGCAGCCCTCGTCACCGCTTGCACAATCTGACTTTCAAAAAGAATCCGAACGCTTTGATAAACTTCCTTTTGAATTCAATCTGCAGATTCATGTGCCGGACCTGGCCAAGTTTCACGCCGACAACAGCACCCCTTCCAAAGTTTCCGGCACCGTGACTGACATTCGCTTTGGTGATGAGCTTCCCATTCTGGAAGGCCATTTTCATCTGTTCACCCGCCCGGCCGCCAGTCCCAACATGGATACCGCGAAAGAAATGCACTACACGTTGTTCTTCCAGGACCGTGAAGAAAAAAAGTGGACCTTGTTTGGCTTTAAAGACGTGATCAAAGAAGACGCCCGGGAAATCTGGGAGCAAACCACAACTTTGTATTTCTATTTGTGGGAAGGCCATTCCACCTATGAAAACTTTGGGGAAAAGAAGGTTCAGGGGGTGGGTATTCTGCGCATCTCTTTAAAAGACTTCATCAAACAGATGGGAAGCTTCAAAACCAATGCAGCGAACTCTTTGGAAGACAAAGAGGCTATCTTGAAGTACTTCAAATCCTTCCTGGGAAATCTTTGGGAGGTCTATGCTCCGTTCATCTTTACCACCTCTTCGGCGCGCTGGAATGAACATATTTATCCGCCCCACACCACGCAAGGTGTGGCTTTGGGGGAAAAGACCCTGCACCCGCTGGACACCCGCGACGGCCTGAGTATTTCGATTCAGCGATTCAACTGCGGGCCACAAAAAGATGTGGTGTTGCTGCTGCATGGACTGACAACGTCAACCGATATGTTCATCATGCCGGAACATGAAAATCTGGTGAATCACCTGCATGGCGCGGGCTACACCGACGTGTGGTCCCTGGACTGGCGCGGAAGCGGCAGATTTAACTACAACCTTTCACCGCACGGCTACACCATCGATGATATCGCCAAATACGATATTCCCCGCGCCGTGGAATTCATCCGGGAACTATGCGGAAACGACGTGCGCATCCATGTGGTCGCCCATTGTGTCGGCTCATTGGCATTTATGGCCTCTTACGCCGCCGGATATGTGACGAATATCGCAAGCATTATTTCCAATAGTGTGTCGTTGACTCCGCAAGTGCGCTGGCAATCCATGCTGAAAATGATGGTGGGTCCTGAAATCTTTGAAACGGTGTTTGGCTATGCCTATGTCAGTCCACGCATCCCTTACATGCCCGGCCGGGCCTTTGGCAAATGGCTGTACTGGATGGAAAGATCCCTTCGCAGTGAATGCCGCGAGCCCGCTTGTCATATGGTGAGCTTCATGTGGGGCTGGGGTTTTCCGGCAGTTTACAACCATCGCAACATTCATCCGGTGACTCATCGTCGTCTGATGGACCTGCTCGGCGGAACAAGTTTCCACTATCATAAGCACATCCGCAAAATGCTGCTGGCTCGTCATTCGCTGTCGTTTGATGGTCAGATCAACTACCTGGAAAAAATGAAGCTTCAGGAAATGCCGCCCACGCTGCTGATTTCCGGGGGCGACAATCACATCTTCCCCGGATCAAATAAAAAGACCTATGAAGAATTAAAGACCACAAAAAACGCCGACCGGGTTCAATACAAAGAGTTTTCCCAGTACGGGCATCAGGATGTTTTCATGGGACAGTACTGTCACACCGAGGTTTTCCCGCAACTGGTGGAATTCCTGAAACAGCATTCTTTGCAACAAACTCCGGCCGCCGAAAAGCCGAAACTGCGCATTGCCTGA
- a CDS encoding GMC oxidoreductase yields the protein MKLDYDYIVIGSGFGGSVMTCRLVEKGYKVCLMERGRQWKIGQFPRRPHDVQQRMFWDPEDQKYGLMELRDTPESDVLSLTASGLGGGSLIYANVLYRMPERFFQGWPKIYNRNTLDPFYDRVLHMMEAKPYPYETQNYYKATPKTALLKRLAEEMPPPPDSVGKPSFTLPPLGVRFEGSFPGHQTHNMHGALQSKCNKCGDCDIGCNINAKNSLDLNYIFRARNLKTAGEPADIRTHADVVRIEHCGDYYKVTYVIPEFPQQETTFTAKNVILSAGSIGSTSLLLKMKKQGHLPKLNIWLGKKWSGNGDLLGLIFGSRENIDATNGPVITGAIEYNFKDYEDGYHHGMYLQEAGFPVGFAWYLSGKIPQLPGIRGLGTLFAHSIKKYIFKILNIESRDQINVGDEFAQAIDRADFTKRCFVLLGMGRDKPDGEIRLRSDDQAIIKWKIDGSKLHFDRLRTQMKKIAERIGGVFVDNPLTHLNKVVAVHPLGGCPMGETADTGFVNPLGEVFGYKGLYVVDGSILPTSTGPNPSLTIAAVAEYIAEQIPNKVTTKNKETQEA from the coding sequence ATGAAATTGGATTATGATTATATTGTGATCGGCTCTGGTTTTGGTGGTTCCGTCATGACCTGCCGCCTGGTCGAAAAAGGCTACAAGGTCTGCCTGATGGAGCGAGGCCGTCAGTGGAAGATTGGCCAGTTCCCTCGGCGCCCCCACGATGTTCAACAGCGCATGTTCTGGGATCCCGAAGATCAAAAGTACGGGCTGATGGAATTGCGGGACACTCCCGAAAGCGACGTGCTGTCACTGACAGCCAGCGGACTGGGGGGTGGCAGTCTGATTTACGCGAACGTGCTTTACCGCATGCCTGAAAGATTCTTTCAAGGCTGGCCGAAGATTTACAATCGTAATACTCTGGATCCTTTTTACGACCGCGTTCTGCACATGATGGAGGCGAAGCCCTACCCTTATGAAACGCAGAACTATTACAAGGCCACACCCAAGACCGCACTTTTGAAAAGACTGGCGGAAGAAATGCCGCCTCCGCCGGACTCCGTCGGGAAACCCAGTTTCACTTTGCCGCCCCTGGGGGTGCGATTTGAGGGAAGCTTTCCCGGACATCAAACCCACAACATGCACGGGGCTTTGCAGTCCAAATGCAACAAGTGTGGCGACTGCGATATCGGCTGTAATATCAATGCCAAGAACTCTTTGGATCTGAACTATATCTTCCGGGCCCGAAATCTGAAAACGGCCGGGGAACCCGCTGACATTCGCACCCACGCGGATGTCGTGCGCATCGAACACTGCGGTGATTACTACAAGGTGACTTATGTCATTCCGGAATTCCCACAGCAGGAAACAACCTTCACTGCGAAGAATGTGATTTTGTCAGCCGGTTCCATTGGATCAACATCCCTGCTGTTGAAAATGAAGAAGCAGGGTCACCTGCCGAAGTTGAACATCTGGCTGGGCAAAAAATGGAGCGGTAACGGAGATTTGCTGGGTTTGATTTTTGGATCCCGCGAAAATATTGATGCCACCAACGGCCCGGTCATCACGGGTGCCATCGAATACAATTTCAAAGACTATGAGGATGGTTATCACCATGGAATGTATCTGCAGGAGGCCGGATTTCCGGTGGGGTTCGCCTGGTATCTTTCCGGGAAAATCCCTCAACTGCCTGGCATTCGTGGACTGGGGACCTTGTTCGCTCACAGTATCAAGAAGTACATCTTCAAAATTCTGAATATCGAAAGCCGTGATCAGATCAACGTCGGAGATGAGTTCGCGCAGGCCATTGATCGCGCGGATTTCACCAAACGCTGCTTTGTGCTTTTGGGCATGGGAAGAGATAAACCCGACGGAGAAATCCGTCTGCGTTCCGACGACCAGGCCATCATCAAATGGAAGATAGATGGCAGCAAGCTGCACTTTGATCGTCTGCGCACACAAATGAAGAAAATCGCCGAGCGCATTGGCGGTGTTTTTGTCGACAATCCGCTGACTCACTTGAACAAGGTCGTGGCCGTTCATCCACTGGGCGGCTGCCCGATGGGAGAAACAGCGGACACCGGCTTCGTCAATCCACTCGGGGAAGTGTTTGGATATAAAGGTCTTTACGTGGTGGATGGCAGCATCCTGCCCACCTCCACCGGACCGAATCCTTCCCTGACCATTGCGGCAGTTGCTGAATACATCGCAGAACAGATCCCAAACAAGGTAACCACAAAAAACAAAGAGACCCAGGAAGCCTAG